A stretch of Pomacea canaliculata isolate SZHN2017 linkage group LG6, ASM307304v1, whole genome shotgun sequence DNA encodes these proteins:
- the LOC112566945 gene encoding uncharacterized protein LOC112566945 → MPIQRNYSIWTVVARCQDCSQVDRYLNESTRSFRQCQVKNTARRHSLMKRTLGIEVERRVVAAERTRQEKQLREQLRGMQIDRVKPTLTASVKGQKYATRRGRRQSHEFEDLHVNTTTGKLTLPKLQMLGARSSRSGTPSPYSLSPSPSRRNVDGNWVGDPEAIRSVRRPRKSVEEQGKDRAMLRSQVA, encoded by the exons CCAAAGGAACTATAGCATCTGGACGGTGGTGGCAAGATGTCAAGACTGCAGTCAGGTGGACCGCTATCTGAATGAGAGCACCCGCAGCTTCCGGCAGTGCCAGGTGAAGAACACAGCCCGTCGCCACTCGCTGATGAAGCGGACGTTGGGCATCGAGGTGGAGCGCCGAGTGGTGGCGGCAGAGAGGACAAGACAGGAGAAGCAGCTGCGGGAACAGCTTCGAGGCATGCAGATTGACCGAGTCAAGCCGACTCTCACGGCATCCGTCAAAG GCCAGAAATACGCCACCAGGCGAGGAAGGCGCCAGTCGCACGAATTCGAGGACCTTCACGTGAACACGACAACAGGTAAGCTGACTCTACCCAAGCTGCAGATGCTGGGCGCACGGAGCAGCAGGTCAGGCACCCCCTCCCCCTACAgcctctccccttccccctcccgcCGCAACGTGGATGGGAACTGGGTAGGTGACCCGGAAGCCATCAGGTCGGTCAGACGCCCCCGGAAGTCGGTGGAGGAGCAAGGAAAAGACCGCGCCATGTTGAGGTCACAGGTCGCCTGA
- the LOC112567274 gene encoding uncharacterized protein LOC112567274: MATSWIQEEDTLADMRQRLDRLRGQKARDFKEEEEDDAKPDTLKILQSKFGSPVYDPTSPMQIAYDRRCSRAGRRKSIEFEDLCLASGRLHLSSARSGHHRTQPTKDPATSEAQTANQQASPVKQKHRRISDPTVPNRRKLLAARHHGTGQGDGQDNVGHIGRGILGMTLGKEERQKIDERLAGIADPDPILGEGHAESSIVSRKHKAK, from the exons ATGGCGACAAGCTGGATCCAAGAGGAAGACACCCTCGCCGACATGAGGCAGCGGTTGGATCGACTTCGCGGTCAAAAAGCGCGTGATTTTAAAG aagaggaagaagatgatgcCAAACCCGACACACTCAAGATCTTGCAGTCCAAGTTTGGGTCACCGGTGTATGACCCTACGTCGCCTATGCAAATAGCCTACG ATCGCAGGTGCTCGCGCGCTGGGCGCCGGAAGTCAATAGAGTTCGAGGACCTATGCCTCGCTTCCGGTCGTCTACATTTGTCTTCCGCCAGGTCAGGTCACCACCGCACCCAGCCCACCAAAGACCCTGCGACCTCTGAGGCGCAGACTGCGAACCAGCAGGCCAGCCCCGTGAAGCAGAAGCACAGAAGGATCTCCGATCCCACCGTTCCCAACAGACGTAAGCTGCTGGCTGCGAGGCATCATGGGACTGGACAGGGTGATGGGCAAGACAACGTCGGCCATATTGGACGTGGAATTCTGGGAATGACTTTGGGAAAGGAGGAACGCCAGAAGATCGATGAAAGATTGGCAGGGATCGCGGATCCCGATCCCATTCTCGGTGAAGGACATGCTGAGTCGTCAATAGTcagcagaaaacacaaagcaaaataa
- the LOC112567247 gene encoding B-box type zinc finger protein ncl-1-like produces MVDFQSKQRVHWFGYKATVFPEPSCSYREQYHVQDRKTFPAHINLAVHDCRAEVVQDLNAPTEWEACLLLPGLRATYCDVFDSHDKKGSNTPTDQKEDKLLYKLGAKGSKNGEFNYPRGLCTTVEGDIVVADSKNHRVQVLSGYGVFKFAFGQHGTDIGKFDEPTGVTELPDRNLAVADRKNRRVQVFSEKGKFCYTFSTMNEPYDIAADHCDIIAVASVTRLVEIYQARDCTLVSHFLVPVISGCRQNGNCPYTLACLSRKL; encoded by the exons ATGGTAGACTTCCAATCCAAGCAACGAGTTCACTGGTTTGGTTACAAGGCTACTGTGTTTCCTGAACCATCTTGTTCATACCGTGAGCAGTATCATGTGCAAGATCGTAAAACCTTTCCGGCTCACATCAATCTTGCAG TCCATGACTGTCGAGCAGAGGTGGTTCAAGACTTAAATGCACCGACTGAGTGGGAAGCATGTCTCCTATTACCTGGTCTACGTGccacttattgtgatgttttcGACTCCCATGATAAGAAAGGAAGCAATACACCTACAGATCAAAA GGAAGATAAACTTTTGTACAAGCTGGGTGCCAAGGGATCGAAAAATGGAGAGTTCAACTATCCTCGTGGTCTTTGTACAACTGTGGAGGGTGACATTGTTGTGGCAGACAGCAAGAATCATAGGGTACAAGTGCTGAGCGGATATGGTGTTTTCAAGTTTGCTTTTGGTCAGCACGGGACAGACATAGGAAAGTTTGATGAACCAACTGGCGTCACTGAACTCCCAGATAGGAACCTTGCTGTTGCTGACCGTAAAAACAGAAGAGTACAg GTTTTTTCAGAAAAAGGCAAGTTCTGCTACACTTTTTCTACAATGAATGAACCTTATGATATTGCCGCTGATCACTGTGACATCATAGCAGTTGCTTCTGTCACTCGTTTGGTTGAAATATACCAAGCACGAGACTGCACTCTTGTATCTCACTTTCTTGTGCCTGTAATTTCAGGCTGCAGGCAAAATGGTAACTGCCCTTACACATTGGCCTGCTTGAGCAGAAAATTGTAG